From a single Paraburkholderia sp. D15 genomic region:
- a CDS encoding 16S rRNA pseudouridine(516) synthase: MNLESILFTQGFGSRRQCRALIGDARVSVDGAVRTDPDTDFPITGDAFTFSVDGVVWPYREHAYLLLNKPAGYECSRDPQHHPSVFSLLPPQFAERGVQCVGRLDQDTTGLLLLSDDGKFVHLFTSPKRKVPKLYVATTRHPLDDAQLTRLRDGVLLHGEPKPIAAVDATARGEHALALTVMEGKYHQVKRMIAAAGNRCEALHRERIGGLALPATLAPGAWQWLDAADLGCLRSG, translated from the coding sequence ATGAATCTCGAAAGCATTCTCTTCACCCAGGGCTTCGGCTCGCGGCGCCAGTGCCGCGCGCTGATCGGCGACGCGCGCGTGAGCGTGGACGGCGCCGTGCGTACCGATCCCGACACCGATTTCCCCATTACCGGCGATGCCTTCACGTTCAGCGTGGACGGCGTCGTCTGGCCGTATCGCGAGCACGCGTATCTGTTGCTGAACAAGCCGGCCGGCTACGAATGTTCGCGCGATCCGCAGCATCATCCGAGCGTCTTCAGTCTGTTGCCGCCGCAGTTCGCCGAGCGTGGCGTGCAATGCGTGGGGCGGCTCGATCAGGACACCACCGGCCTGCTGCTGCTCTCCGACGACGGCAAGTTCGTGCACCTGTTCACGTCGCCGAAACGCAAGGTGCCGAAGCTGTACGTCGCCACCACGCGTCATCCGCTCGACGACGCGCAGTTGACCCGATTGCGCGACGGCGTGCTGCTGCATGGCGAACCGAAACCCATCGCCGCCGTCGATGCGACGGCGCGCGGCGAACATGCGCTCGCGCTCACCGTGATGGAAGGCAAGTATCACCAGGTCAAGCGGATGATCGCCGCGGCGGGCAATCGCTGCGAGGCGTTGCATCGCGAGCGGATCGGCGGACTCGCGCTGCCCGCGACGCTCGCGCCCGGCGCATGGCAATGGCTCGACGCCGCCGACCTCGGATGTTTACGGAGCGGGTAA